Proteins encoded by one window of Halobaculum sp. MBLA0147:
- a CDS encoding methyl-accepting chemotaxis protein translates to MTLIFSIVALAGAYTYQTTQDNVRTSTNEELTREAELQSVALEKEVQGIRSQAVLLSGAPTLNSIQDGSYDSGSDSISEFLRSQLDSDRISERVAAIHLVEPRDGALTITKSTNDQFVGERPEDNDVPWATKVDELSAGQAMVSDTFTAPSGRDVIAVISPVPDTDRYVVMMVDLKRWAKTLTKPSADGGWMHIVDSNGEVVLSTRSDQVGTQNMGPSDDQSVDSMAVKRGLAGRTGVVQMTMNGQQLVMGHAPVASTDWVVMTHVPRSNAYALSQVVGLDLLLLLGVVGVTTAVGAVGFARHTVRPLRRLQSLVARIEDGELDVRVSSDRTDEIGDLYGGVDEMRRELQDEIEATQRAQRDAERARSEAEEMSTHLRSKADEYQDALAAIASGDLTVQVDPDANHESMRQLGVAINDVSDQLAETVGDLRTFADQVADSMDSLSENADQVARAGENVSATVRSISDDADTQRAELQSAVDEMNALSATVEEIASTTDEIAEGAETAVELSDRGEDAARGATVALDEVETVTSEAVEQVEQLVAHVEQIEAFADVIGDVAEQTDMLALNANIEAARADTDGGNDGFAVVADEIKSLAAEAGDRADDIEQLVTEVSDQTENTAERMQTANARLRESNETTQTAIEMLERIGESVRETNQRIQNINRATDDQAATTEQVTAMIEEVEEISSQNAADAKEAVDATDRQVETITEVAETVDGIAQKAETLRVTAEQFELTDRTVDGGQSPVVADGGRHDDGD, encoded by the coding sequence GTGACACTGATCTTTTCCATCGTGGCTCTTGCGGGCGCGTACACCTACCAGACGACACAGGACAATGTTCGCACATCAACGAACGAGGAACTGACCCGGGAGGCGGAACTCCAGTCGGTAGCGTTGGAAAAGGAGGTCCAGGGCATCCGGTCACAGGCGGTTTTGTTGTCTGGCGCACCGACGCTCAACTCGATACAGGATGGGTCGTATGATTCGGGGTCAGACTCGATTTCCGAGTTTCTCCGTTCACAGCTCGACTCGGACAGAATCTCGGAGCGTGTGGCCGCGATCCACCTCGTCGAGCCGCGAGACGGCGCGTTGACGATCACGAAAAGCACCAACGACCAGTTCGTCGGCGAACGCCCAGAGGATAACGACGTGCCGTGGGCGACGAAGGTCGACGAGCTGTCGGCCGGTCAGGCGATGGTCTCGGACACGTTCACCGCGCCGAGCGGGAGAGACGTGATCGCCGTAATCAGTCCGGTTCCCGACACCGATCGGTACGTGGTGATGATGGTGGATCTCAAGCGGTGGGCCAAGACGCTCACGAAACCGTCCGCGGACGGCGGGTGGATGCATATCGTGGACTCGAACGGGGAGGTAGTGCTCTCGACGCGAAGCGACCAGGTCGGGACACAGAACATGGGACCGTCGGACGACCAGTCGGTCGATTCGATGGCCGTCAAGCGCGGACTCGCCGGGCGCACGGGCGTCGTGCAGATGACGATGAACGGACAACAACTAGTCATGGGACACGCGCCGGTGGCCAGCACGGACTGGGTCGTCATGACGCACGTTCCGCGGTCGAACGCGTACGCGCTCAGCCAGGTCGTCGGACTCGATCTGTTGCTCCTGCTCGGCGTGGTGGGCGTGACGACTGCCGTCGGAGCCGTCGGCTTCGCCCGTCACACGGTTCGGCCGCTTCGCCGGCTCCAGTCGCTTGTGGCCCGCATCGAGGACGGTGAGTTAGACGTGCGGGTGTCCTCCGACCGAACGGACGAGATCGGGGATTTGTACGGCGGTGTCGACGAAATGCGCCGAGAACTCCAAGACGAGATCGAGGCGACACAACGGGCACAACGGGACGCGGAACGGGCCCGGTCCGAGGCCGAGGAGATGTCGACACACCTCCGGTCGAAGGCGGACGAGTATCAGGACGCGCTCGCGGCGATCGCCAGCGGCGATCTGACCGTTCAGGTCGATCCTGACGCCAACCACGAGAGCATGCGCCAGCTGGGGGTTGCGATCAACGACGTCTCCGATCAGCTGGCGGAAACGGTCGGTGATCTGCGAACGTTCGCCGATCAGGTCGCCGACTCGATGGACAGCCTCTCGGAGAACGCCGATCAGGTCGCACGCGCAGGCGAGAACGTCTCTGCGACCGTCCGTTCGATCAGTGACGACGCCGACACGCAGCGTGCGGAACTCCAATCGGCGGTCGACGAGATGAACGCGTTATCAGCGACCGTCGAGGAGATCGCCTCGACCACCGACGAGATCGCCGAGGGAGCAGAGACCGCGGTCGAACTCTCCGACCGGGGGGAAGACGCCGCACGGGGGGCGACCGTTGCACTGGACGAGGTGGAGACGGTGACGAGCGAGGCGGTCGAACAGGTCGAACAACTGGTCGCACACGTCGAGCAGATCGAAGCGTTCGCCGACGTGATCGGCGACGTGGCCGAGCAGACGGACATGTTAGCGTTGAACGCCAACATCGAAGCAGCGCGGGCGGACACGGACGGCGGAAACGACGGGTTCGCCGTGGTGGCAGACGAGATCAAGTCACTGGCGGCGGAGGCGGGCGACCGTGCCGACGACATCGAGCAGCTGGTGACGGAGGTGAGCGACCAGACAGAAAACACCGCCGAGCGGATGCAGACGGCGAACGCCCGACTCCGCGAGTCGAACGAGACGACTCAGACGGCGATCGAGATGTTAGAACGAATCGGGGAGTCGGTCAGAGAAACGAACCAGCGCATTCAGAACATCAACCGGGCGACGGACGATCAGGCTGCGACGACCGAACAGGTGACGGCGATGATCGAGGAGGTTGAAGAGATCAGCTCACAGAACGCGGCGGACGCGAAAGAGGCGGTCGACGCGACCGACCGACAGGTGGAGACGATCACCGAGGTCGCCGAAACCGTGGACGGGATCGCACAAAAAGCCGAGACGCTGCGTGTAACCGCCGAACAGTTCGAGCTCACGGACCGGACCGTCGACGGCGGACAGTCTCCCGTCGTGGCCGACGGCGGTCGCCACGACGACGGCGACTGA
- a CDS encoding class I SAM-dependent methyltransferase, which translates to MTAESAEDVPLADHPDVNPTRGQWYDRSLAYLEDEVADHREALVADVDGQVLDLGCGTGTAFEQFPEEAEVHALDPERDYLAWATTKTDGVHLAAGQAESLPYSADTFDAVVCSQVLCSVDDVPTALDEIARVLCSDGRLHFLEHVHSDGVAGHVESVLTPLWKRVADGCRLNRDTLSRIEASPLTVTDVERLSLGRVPPTTHIRGAARQVDD; encoded by the coding sequence ATGACGGCCGAATCGGCCGAAGACGTGCCACTAGCCGATCATCCCGACGTGAATCCGACACGTGGTCAGTGGTACGACCGCTCACTGGCGTACCTGGAAGACGAGGTCGCTGACCACCGAGAGGCGCTGGTCGCCGACGTAGATGGTCAGGTACTCGATTTGGGCTGTGGCACCGGCACTGCTTTCGAGCAGTTCCCGGAGGAGGCCGAAGTCCACGCGCTTGATCCAGAACGTGACTACCTCGCGTGGGCGACGACGAAGACGGACGGAGTCCACCTCGCTGCCGGCCAAGCAGAGTCGTTACCCTACTCTGCAGACACGTTCGACGCCGTCGTCTGTTCACAAGTGCTGTGTTCCGTCGACGACGTTCCCACCGCACTCGACGAGATCGCCCGTGTCTTGTGTTCCGACGGCCGCCTCCACTTTCTGGAACACGTCCATTCCGACGGGGTGGCGGGTCACGTCGAGTCAGTTCTGACCCCACTTTGGAAGCGTGTCGCAGACGGGTGTCGGTTGAATCGTGACACTCTCTCCCGGATCGAGGCCAGCCCGCTCACTGTGACTGATGTCGAACGGTTGTCGCTTGGCCGTGTCCCACCGACGACACACATCAGAGGGGCCGCTCGGCAGGTCGATGACTGA
- a CDS encoding ATP-binding protein, with protein MDAFVDRNTDIAALQERYDTDEPSLITVWGRRRVGKTELVEHSIRDRDDVVYYQATETTKQVQLDDFVAEAARTFSGIERIRREWEDVLGYLFEQDALIVLDEFPFLIEADESLPSVVQRLWDHDVDGTSTTLVLVGSSISMMKEKVMSGGSPLHGRFDMRLQLTELPFDAAAEFFPDYDPEEMVLAWSVFGGTPHYLQAVDDDRPLQRNIREAVLSKRGFLHDEPEYVLRTELEEPNRYFSILKTIAAGNKTSNEIAQAAGIDSDQISHYLKNLRDLEIVRREVPVTQNPAQSRRGQYVLQDALFRFWFRFVYGQGEKYDRAGTDAYEDLIEPHLADAVSSKFEELCQTAVPHLYEEYTFDRIGRWWYQEQEVDVIGLTAGDTVVAGECKFTSQPMGYDVLSDLETDVEDIRWTPQGGADVDHEFCLFTRSGFSRSLIEAAAERDDLRLFSIEDIVAAF; from the coding sequence ATGGACGCGTTCGTCGACCGGAATACCGATATTGCGGCCCTCCAAGAGCGGTACGATACTGACGAACCCTCGCTGATTACCGTCTGGGGCCGTCGCCGGGTCGGGAAGACAGAGTTAGTCGAACACTCGATCCGTGACCGAGACGATGTCGTCTACTACCAGGCCACCGAGACGACCAAGCAGGTGCAACTCGACGACTTCGTCGCCGAGGCCGCTCGGACCTTCTCGGGCATCGAACGCATCCGGCGCGAGTGGGAAGATGTGCTCGGTTATCTCTTCGAACAAGACGCGTTGATCGTCCTCGACGAGTTCCCGTTCCTGATTGAGGCCGACGAGAGCCTTCCGTCGGTCGTCCAACGACTGTGGGATCACGACGTCGACGGCACGAGCACCACGTTGGTACTGGTCGGATCGTCGATCAGTATGATGAAAGAGAAAGTGATGAGCGGCGGAAGTCCACTTCATGGCCGATTCGATATGCGCTTGCAACTGACGGAACTGCCGTTCGACGCCGCGGCGGAGTTCTTCCCTGACTACGACCCCGAGGAGATGGTACTGGCGTGGAGTGTTTTCGGCGGGACCCCGCATTACCTCCAAGCCGTTGACGACGACCGCCCGCTGCAGAGGAACATCCGGGAGGCCGTTCTCTCGAAGCGTGGCTTCCTCCACGACGAACCCGAGTACGTCTTGCGTACCGAACTGGAGGAGCCGAATCGGTACTTTTCGATCCTGAAGACGATCGCTGCCGGAAACAAGACCTCCAACGAGATCGCACAGGCGGCCGGTATCGACTCGGATCAGATCAGCCACTACCTGAAGAACCTCCGAGACCTAGAGATCGTCCGTCGAGAGGTTCCGGTGACCCAGAATCCCGCACAATCTCGCCGCGGGCAGTACGTGTTACAGGACGCACTGTTCCGGTTCTGGTTCCGGTTTGTCTACGGCCAGGGCGAGAAGTACGACCGAGCAGGCACTGACGCTTACGAGGACTTGATCGAACCACACCTCGCGGACGCCGTCAGCTCGAAGTTTGAGGAACTGTGTCAGACAGCCGTACCCCACCTCTACGAGGAATACACGTTCGACCGAATCGGCCGCTGGTGGTATCAGGAGCAGGAGGTCGACGTGATCGGCTTGACGGCCGGCGATACGGTGGTCGCCGGAGAGTGCAAATTCACGAGCCAGCCGATGGGATACGACGTGCTGAGCGACCTCGAAACCGACGTCGAAGACATCCGCTGGACACCACAGGGCGGCGCGGATGTCGATCATGAGTTCTGTCTGTTCACTCGAAGCGGCTTCAGCCGGAGTCTGATCGAGGCCGCAGCAGAACGCGATGATCTCCGCCTGTTCTCCATCGAAGACATCGTGGCCGCATTCTGA
- a CDS encoding NAD(P)H-binding protein yields MNVLVAGGTGFVGRSLCTVLDERGHAVTAASRSPDDGVLPDSVATTSVDVTNPELDDVVRGFDTVVNLVALPSHVEPTEQRHSDVHLAGTRHLVDACERTGVERFVQMSALGVDADISTAYFDAKRGAERCVREADLNWAIYRPSIIFGDGCAFLPFLERLTAARVVPLPEGGALPVQPLWIGDLAPMLADGCTSGRHVGETYALGGPDRLSLRDVVSLVREDAVVIPVPGSVAAVGARVVNAIPGVPIGVDQYRVFDLDNTTSNEALAAFDVTEANLRSLRSYLS; encoded by the coding sequence GTGAACGTCCTCGTCGCAGGCGGCACCGGGTTCGTCGGTCGCTCACTTTGCACCGTGCTGGACGAGCGTGGTCACGCCGTCACGGCCGCTTCTCGGTCGCCGGACGACGGTGTGCTTCCCGACAGTGTCGCGACGACTTCGGTTGACGTGACCAATCCCGAACTCGACGACGTAGTCCGGGGGTTCGACACGGTGGTAAACCTCGTCGCCCTCCCTTCACACGTGGAGCCGACGGAGCAGCGTCACAGCGACGTCCACTTGGCCGGCACACGACACCTCGTCGACGCGTGTGAACGCACTGGCGTCGAGCGCTTCGTTCAGATGAGTGCGTTGGGTGTCGACGCAGACATCTCGACTGCGTACTTCGATGCCAAGCGTGGCGCGGAACGGTGTGTCCGCGAGGCGGATCTGAACTGGGCGATCTACCGTCCGTCGATCATCTTCGGAGACGGGTGTGCGTTCCTGCCGTTTCTGGAGCGACTCACAGCTGCACGCGTCGTTCCGCTCCCGGAGGGTGGTGCTCTGCCCGTGCAACCGCTGTGGATCGGTGACCTCGCACCGATGCTCGCCGACGGCTGTACGTCCGGACGACACGTCGGTGAGACGTACGCACTCGGTGGCCCAGACCGCCTGTCGCTTCGGGACGTGGTCTCTCTGGTCCGCGAGGACGCCGTCGTGATTCCGGTTCCCGGGTCGGTGGCAGCGGTCGGCGCACGAGTCGTCAACGCGATTCCCGGTGTCCCGATCGGTGTCGACCAGTACCGCGTGTTCGACCTCGACAACACGACGTCGAACGAGGCGCTGGCTGCATTCGACGTCACGGAAGCGAATCTGCGCTCGCTCCGTTCGTACCTAAGCTGA
- a CDS encoding ribonuclease: MRVTAVGTSGGVPTARYGTSCVSMELFGDRFLLDCGEGSSQRLMRHASVNVDSILISHFYADHTLGLPGVIQALEMDDRDRQLDVHVPAGRYDRAVDLIEGAYGEPSYPVEIHTYTSDEPAVETDEYSVTPFATPYTDYSHGFVVQEAAKREFDPERAQELGISPGPKYGQLQAVQSVETPDGETVQPDDVLSEPQPGRKLVYTGDTRPTQAVVDAAADASLVIYSAMFSEDLAGHARSTGHSTAREAGEVATEANADRLWLTHISPRHEGDEEQLVTQAASAFDGDVVAVRDGDTTGITRSR; encoded by the coding sequence ATGCGAGTGACGGCCGTCGGAACGAGTGGCGGTGTCCCGACCGCGAGGTACGGGACGAGTTGCGTGTCGATGGAGTTGTTCGGCGACAGATTCCTTCTCGACTGCGGTGAAGGCTCGAGTCAGCGGCTGATGCGGCACGCGTCGGTGAACGTCGATAGCATCCTGATCAGCCACTTCTACGCCGACCACACGCTCGGGCTCCCCGGCGTGATCCAGGCGTTGGAGATGGACGACCGTGACCGCCAACTCGACGTGCACGTTCCCGCGGGACGGTACGATCGCGCTGTCGATCTGATCGAGGGCGCGTACGGAGAGCCCAGCTACCCGGTCGAGATCCACACCTACACCAGCGACGAGCCGGCCGTCGAGACGGACGAGTACAGTGTCACCCCGTTCGCCACCCCATACACAGACTACTCACACGGATTCGTCGTCCAGGAGGCGGCAAAACGCGAGTTCGACCCCGAACGAGCACAGGAACTCGGCATCAGTCCGGGCCCGAAGTACGGCCAGCTGCAGGCCGTTCAGTCCGTCGAGACACCCGATGGGGAGACAGTCCAGCCCGACGACGTCCTGTCCGAGCCACAACCGGGGCGCAAGCTGGTCTACACCGGCGATACGAGACCAACGCAGGCAGTCGTCGACGCAGCGGCAGACGCCTCGTTGGTGATTTACAGCGCGATGTTCAGCGAGGATCTAGCAGGACACGCCCGCTCGACAGGCCACTCGACGGCACGCGAGGCAGGTGAGGTCGCTACCGAGGCGAACGCGGACCGGCTCTGGCTCACGCACATCTCCCCACGACACGAGGGCGACGAAGAGCAACTCGTCACACAGGCGGCGTCGGCGTTCGACGGAGATGTCGTCGCCGTCAGAGACGGTGACACGACAGGGATCACGCGGAGTCGGTGA
- a CDS encoding winged helix-turn-helix domain-containing protein → MADPAVVERSDPDEVFGLLSDDSRVAILRALWEADGHEATFSELRDAVVMRDSGQFNYHLGKLVGQFVTNTEDAYELTQAGIQINGAIEAGAYTAAGSLEPVTLTDPCPTCGGDRTLEYDDETVRISCQSCPVEYRIGVPPAVFAGHSRDEIPRVADRYLRTTFHHITNGFCSFCDGPVAPTVEVEEPPAPDGDVPSDESAADAGDDSAQPSTVLLAQYTCQQCGSDLTIGLPQVFLHHPAVVSFYYDHGVDVRDRPVWEFNLTDPDYQTVRGRDPFRVGVTYECGEETLTLVVDETLNVVAIEE, encoded by the coding sequence ATGGCCGATCCAGCGGTTGTCGAACGGTCCGATCCGGACGAGGTGTTCGGCCTCCTGTCGGACGACAGTCGTGTCGCTATTCTGCGAGCGCTGTGGGAGGCCGATGGGCACGAGGCGACGTTCTCGGAACTCCGTGACGCGGTTGTGATGCGTGACTCTGGGCAGTTCAACTACCACCTCGGCAAGCTGGTCGGACAGTTCGTCACCAACACCGAGGATGCGTACGAACTCACCCAAGCGGGTATCCAGATCAACGGCGCGATTGAGGCGGGAGCGTACACGGCTGCAGGCTCGCTGGAGCCAGTCACACTGACGGACCCGTGTCCCACTTGTGGAGGGGACCGGACACTCGAGTACGACGACGAAACCGTCCGAATCAGCTGTCAGTCGTGCCCGGTCGAGTATCGGATCGGTGTTCCACCGGCGGTGTTCGCCGGGCACAGCCGCGACGAGATTCCACGTGTCGCCGACCGGTATCTCCGGACGACGTTTCACCACATCACCAACGGGTTCTGTTCGTTCTGCGACGGCCCGGTAGCGCCGACCGTCGAGGTAGAGGAGCCTCCGGCACCCGATGGAGACGTGCCGTCCGACGAGTCGGCCGCCGACGCCGGTGACGATTCCGCGCAACCGTCGACCGTTCTGCTGGCCCAGTACACCTGTCAGCAATGTGGCTCCGACTTGACGATCGGGTTGCCCCAGGTGTTTCTCCACCATCCCGCCGTGGTCAGTTTCTACTACGACCACGGTGTCGATGTCCGTGACCGGCCTGTCTGGGAATTCAACCTCACCGACCCGGACTACCAGACCGTCCGTGGACGGGATCCGTTTCGCGTGGGTGTGACGTACGAGTGTGGCGAGGAGACGCTGACGCTCGTCGTCGACGAGACTCTCAATGTGGTCGCGATCGAAGAGTAG
- a CDS encoding ATP-binding protein, which translates to MYEAHGLVTHGPVTILGVRFGEWYTLDRTLKPPFLILNLYIYALGLLATGVLGRYLLRRRGDVESGHAVAIAIGAGAPLVAGASLISGIVPPELSVTGVSYGITAVAFAVATFRYRLFEIAPVGRQQLVREMPDPVIMLDDDETVVDCNPAARAIVGAPPDWHGTPAEAFFAPLPDDARRVVTGETDTHTISIVDGETERYFTPDIAPIGNGRGTTQGQLIVLREITAQKHREQELERQNERLDQFASTVSHDLRNPLNVAQGRVTLAQKEVDNDHLEAAADAHEQMAALIDDLLTFARSGTAVEETTAVELSTVARTGWQTVKTPEATLEIETDQVIRADRDRTRQLLANLFRNAIEHVGADVTVTVGSVDGGFYVCDDGPGIPEADRSDIFDRGYSTSEDGTGFGLAIVEVIADAHGWDVQVVDSSDGGARFEITQVTVVSE; encoded by the coding sequence CTGTACGAGGCCCACGGGCTCGTCACACACGGCCCTGTGACGATTCTGGGGGTCAGGTTCGGAGAGTGGTACACACTCGATCGGACGCTCAAGCCGCCGTTCTTGATTCTGAACCTCTACATCTACGCATTGGGGCTTCTCGCAACTGGCGTGCTCGGTCGGTACCTTCTCCGGCGTCGCGGAGACGTCGAGTCGGGTCACGCTGTCGCAATCGCTATCGGAGCAGGGGCACCGCTGGTGGCAGGCGCATCACTGATCAGCGGGATCGTTCCACCGGAGTTGAGTGTGACAGGTGTATCGTACGGTATCACAGCCGTGGCGTTCGCCGTGGCGACGTTCCGGTACCGACTCTTCGAGATCGCGCCGGTCGGACGGCAGCAACTCGTCAGAGAGATGCCCGACCCAGTTATCATGCTCGACGACGACGAGACGGTCGTCGACTGTAACCCAGCGGCACGAGCGATCGTGGGCGCTCCCCCCGACTGGCACGGGACCCCTGCAGAGGCGTTCTTCGCACCACTCCCCGACGACGCTCGCCGCGTCGTTACCGGTGAGACCGATACTCACACGATCAGCATCGTAGACGGCGAGACAGAGCGGTACTTCACACCCGATATCGCACCGATCGGCAATGGCCGAGGGACGACACAAGGGCAGCTGATCGTCCTTCGAGAGATCACCGCGCAAAAGCATCGAGAGCAGGAACTCGAACGACAGAACGAACGCCTCGATCAGTTCGCCAGCACAGTCTCACACGATCTACGGAACCCGTTGAACGTCGCACAGGGGCGGGTCACGCTCGCTCAAAAAGAAGTGGACAACGATCATCTCGAGGCTGCAGCGGACGCACACGAGCAGATGGCAGCCCTGATCGACGACCTGCTGACCTTCGCACGGTCGGGCACTGCGGTCGAGGAGACGACTGCCGTCGAGTTGTCGACCGTCGCACGGACAGGCTGGCAGACAGTCAAGACGCCGGAGGCGACACTCGAGATCGAGACCGACCAAGTCATCAGGGCCGACCGGGACCGGACGCGGCAACTGCTGGCGAATCTCTTCCGGAACGCGATCGAACACGTCGGGGCCGATGTGACGGTCACCGTCGGTTCAGTCGACGGTGGTTTTTACGTGTGTGACGACGGTCCTGGAATTCCCGAAGCGGACCGCTCGGACATCTTCGATCGTGGGTACTCGACGTCGGAAGACGGAACGGGGTTTGGACTAGCGATCGTCGAGGTGATCGCTGACGCGCATGGGTGGGATGTCCAGGTTGTCGATAGTTCCGATGGTGGTGCTCGGTTCGAGATCACACAGGTTACGGTTGTATCTGAGTAG